Proteins from a single region of Natrinema salifodinae:
- a CDS encoding WD40/YVTN/BNR-like repeat-containing protein: MATSTNDSGSGDGFVPFFRRYTKTWIHAVATAGLTAFGTLTIVHRWFVVLALASYVVPPVVLYLRQARSARDRAGDEDAAASTDRTDREPTGRESEAVGARDPARDVDREPKPGTETEPAAPDRAAAATETGERDEPAGTDEPVKSAQTAETAETAGTTATDATAGLSETDESTSTGARPDESESEGEGESGDGDRTEPVGWHPVDTPTEATLRDVSVTKTGPYAVGDGGVVIAADRGGGRTVGGDGSDDWTVVLADGPGAAGSDLRGVDATADGEVVWVAGDSGAVGRIETETGRHTDYTAPDDITDNWLGVAVGGPSGDETVLLINGSGAVCRGRYRDGEPSWDDPVKPGSGSSLSGVALADASVGYCCDTNDGVFETTDGGDSFARVGIDGADGTLSGVATAGRSDCLVSADDGVVHRYDGSTWTPERVSDGALSGLARRTGDDGDGGDRDGETIACGAGGEIYERRGATAWERVDADAPGSLLAVSLAPEGSLAVAVGEDGTAVERRGGG; this comes from the coding sequence ATGGCCACCTCTACCAACGATTCCGGCTCCGGCGACGGCTTCGTCCCCTTCTTCCGCCGCTACACTAAGACCTGGATCCACGCGGTCGCGACGGCCGGGCTGACCGCGTTCGGGACGCTGACCATCGTTCACCGCTGGTTCGTCGTCCTCGCGCTGGCCTCGTACGTCGTGCCGCCGGTCGTGCTGTACCTCCGCCAGGCGCGGTCCGCTCGCGATCGAGCCGGCGACGAGGACGCAGCGGCCTCGACCGACCGAACGGATCGGGAACCGACCGGGCGCGAGTCGGAAGCGGTCGGTGCTCGCGACCCGGCGAGAGACGTAGACCGGGAACCGAAACCGGGAACCGAGACGGAACCCGCGGCACCCGACCGGGCGGCGGCCGCCACCGAGACCGGCGAACGCGACGAACCGGCTGGAACCGACGAGCCGGTTAAATCCGCCCAAACCGCCGAGACCGCCGAAACCGCCGGAACGACCGCTACTGACGCGACGGCAGGGCTCAGCGAGACCGACGAGAGCACGAGTACGGGTGCGCGACCGGACGAAAGCGAATCCGAAGGGGAAGGCGAGAGCGGCGACGGCGATCGAACCGAACCCGTCGGCTGGCACCCCGTCGATACCCCGACCGAGGCGACGCTTCGCGACGTCAGCGTTACGAAAACGGGCCCGTACGCGGTCGGTGACGGCGGCGTCGTCATCGCCGCCGATCGCGGTGGCGGGAGGACCGTTGGCGGCGACGGCAGCGACGACTGGACGGTCGTCCTCGCAGATGGCCCGGGCGCCGCCGGATCGGACCTCCGAGGCGTCGACGCGACGGCGGACGGCGAGGTCGTCTGGGTCGCGGGCGACAGCGGCGCGGTCGGCCGGATCGAGACCGAAACCGGCCGTCACACCGACTACACGGCGCCCGATGACATCACCGACAACTGGCTCGGAGTCGCGGTCGGCGGCCCGAGCGGCGACGAGACGGTGCTGCTGATAAACGGCTCCGGGGCGGTCTGCCGCGGGCGCTACCGCGACGGCGAGCCCTCGTGGGACGACCCCGTGAAACCGGGCAGCGGCTCGAGCCTGAGCGGGGTCGCCCTGGCCGACGCGTCGGTCGGCTACTGCTGCGACACGAACGACGGCGTCTTCGAGACAACCGACGGCGGCGACTCGTTTGCCCGGGTCGGGATCGACGGCGCCGACGGAACGCTGTCGGGCGTCGCGACGGCCGGCCGGAGCGACTGCCTCGTCAGCGCGGACGACGGCGTCGTTCACCGCTACGACGGGTCGACGTGGACGCCCGAACGGGTCTCCGACGGCGCGCTGTCGGGCCTCGCCAGGCGGACCGGAGACGACGGCGATGGCGGCGACCGCGACGGTGAGACGATCGCCTGCGGCGCAGGCGGGGAGATCTACGAACGCCGCGGCGCGACCGCCTGGGAGCGGGTCGACGCCGACGCGCCCGGATCGCTGCTCGCCGTCTCGCTGGCTCCCGAGGGCAGCCTGGCGGTCGCGGTCGGCGAGGACGGGACCGCGGTCGAGCGACGTGGAGGCGGCTGA